A DNA window from Jaculus jaculus isolate mJacJac1 chromosome 1, mJacJac1.mat.Y.cur, whole genome shotgun sequence contains the following coding sequences:
- the Tsnaxip1 gene encoding translin-associated factor X-interacting protein 1, protein MVVHVRSLRAHPQCSGVTTNDSSQEETTCSQKRKPSQKERMLLSKFSIGGHLSPWPTYVSGQNLPYNRKPCSEDGRKRVNSWQQHPLGTSKPKYLEQLENYLRKELIMLDLGTDTTQELKLQPYREIFEFFIEDFKTYKPLLSSIKNAYEMMLAHQREKIRALEPLKAKLITVNEECNERILAMRAEEKYEIAMLKKEKMKLLKLIDKKNEEKVSLQSEVSKLKKSLAEEYLRYLTERDARKVLIGSLNELRYQKEDMSLAQSAGVWGEDPVKLTLALKITRQDLTRTQMELNTMKANFGDVVPRRDFEMQEKTNHDLQEQLDSLKADYEEVRKEHELLLQLHMTTLKERDQFSSELQNIHRTSTPRPDWTKCENVVAGGPKRWQMLAEGKNSDQLVDLLLEEIGEGLLREKDFFPGLGYGESIPPFLRIDGPVENKKPSKKYVVNLLKDAWKERLAEEQKELFPDFFFNFLERRFGPDNAVPWAYTIFENIKLFRSNEVMSQFYAVLMGKMSESVFVNQKETVAHLLKEMTNADSQNEGFLTMEQFSAILKNTFPLKKEEQIQELMEAVTWHSNGSNAELVDYHSLFTENEEGQSNHFTKKLWEQYENEKKLYLGELKEELLRDHNEGVSLLRLREALMNIDPSLDKPTLSAYLSQAFQLPVSELPEDDDEKQGTTVTKLHIILERLQMADVKRMGPREQEPAS, encoded by the exons AGCACACCCTCAGTGTTCAGGAGTGACAACGAATGACTCCTCTCAAGAAGAAACCACATGTTCTCAGAAACGCAAACCTTCTCAGAAGGAACGGATGCTG CTCTCGAAGTTCTCCATTGGTGGTCACCTGTCCCCATGGCCTACATATGTCAGTGGACAGAACCTTCCATACAATCGAAAGCCCTGTTCAGAAGATGGTCGGAAGCGAGTCAA TAGCTGGCAGCAGCATCCCTTGGGCACGTCCAAGCCCAAGTACCTGGAACAGCTGGAGAACTACCTACGCAAGGAGCTTATCATGCTGGACCTGGGCACAGATACCACACAGGAGCTGAAGCTACAG CCTTATAGAGAAATCTTTGAGTTCTTCATAGAGGATTTCAAAACATACAAGCCACTGCTATCCTCCATCAAGAATGCATATGAGATGATGCTGG CCCACCAAAGGGAGAAGATTAGAGCCCTGGAGCCCCTGAAGGCCAAACTCATCACTGTGAATGAGGAGTGCAATGAGAGGATCCTGgccatgagggctgaagagaagtATGAAATTGCCATGCTCAAGAAAGAGAAGATGAAACTGCTAAAACTCATTGACAAAAAGAATGAGGAGAAGGTTTCATTGCAGAGTGAG GTGTCCAAATTGAAGAAGAGCTTGGCTGAGGAGTACTTGCGCTACCTTACTGAGCGAGATGCCCGCAAGGTCCTCATTGGGAGCCTGAATGAGCTGCGGTACCAGAAGGAGGACATGTCCCTTGCCCAGTCTGCAG GTGTCTGGGGAGAGGACCCTGTGAAGCTAACATTGGCTCTGAAGATTACCCGGCAAGACCTGACCCGTACACAGATGGAACTCAACACTATGAAGGCCAACTTTGGAGATGTTGTACCCAGGAGAGACTTTGAAATGCAAGAGAAGACCAACCATGATCTTCAAGAGCAG CTGGACAGCCTGAAAGCTGACTATGAAGAGGTCCGCAAGGAGCATGAGTTATTGTTGCAGTTGCACATGACCACATTGAAAGAGAGGGACCAGTTCTCTTCTGAGCTGCAAAACATCCACCGCACCTCCACGCCACGACCTGATTGGACCAAATGTGAAA ATGTTGTGGCAGGGGGCCCAAAACGCTGGCAAATGCTAGCTGAGGGCAAGAACAGTGACCAGTTGGTGGATTTGCTTCTGGAGGAGATTGGAGAGGGACTGCTGCGGGAGAAAGACTTCTTCCCTGGTCTG GGTTATGGGGAAAGCATTCCACCTTTCCTTCGGATTGATGGTCCTGTGGAGAACAAGAAGCCAAGCAAGAAATATGTGGTAAACCTTCTCAAGGATGCCTGGAAGGAACGTCTTGCAGAGGAACAG AAGGAGCTGTTTCCAGATTTCTTCTTCAATTTCCTGGAGCGTCGTTTTGGGCCCGATAATGCTGTACCCTGGGCCTACactatttttgaaaatatcaagCTTTTCCGCTCCAATGAGGTCATGAGTCAGTTTTATGCAGTCCTGATGGGGAAG atgtCAGAGAGTGTATTTGTCAACCAGAAGGAGACAGTAGCCCATCTGCTGAAGGAGATGACAAATGCTGATAGTCAGAATGAGGGGTTCCTCACCATGGAGCAGTTCAG TGCTATCCTCAAGAATACCTTTCCCCTCAAGAAGGAAGAGCAAATTCAGGAGCTGATGGAGGCAGTGACCTGGCATTCTAACGGCAGCAATGCAGAATTGGTCGACTACCATTCACTGTTTACAGAG AATGAGGAGGGCCAGAGTAATCACTTTACAAAAAAGCTGTGGGAACAGTATGAGAATGAAAAAAAACTGTACTTAGGAGAACTCAAGGAGGAACTGCTCCGGGATCA CAATGAAGGAGTGAGTCTACTGAGGCTGCGTGAGGCCCTGATGAATATTGACCCCAGTCTGGACAAGCCGACTCTGAGTGCTTACCTGAGCCAGGCCTTTCAGCTCCCTGTGTCAGAACTGCCAGAGGATGACGATGAGAAGCAGGGGACCACTGTGACCAAGCTCCACATTATACTTGAACGGCTTCAGATGGCAGATGTCAAGCGCATGGGACCGCGGGAGCAAGAGCCAGCAAGCTAG